A stretch of DNA from Elusimicrobiota bacterium:
AAGCGCGTATACCCCCGCAAAAATTATCACTGCTGTAACATAATTCATGAACGGCCCGGAAAATGAGATTATTGAACGCTGCCACCAGGGTTTAGAAAAATATTCATCCGGTTCACCTTTAATATCCTCAACAAGTTCGCCTGCCATCTTTACATACCCACCCAACGGAATTGCGCGGATGACAAACTCAGTCCCTTGTTTATCGCTTATCCCAACTAACTTCGGGCCAAATCCAATTGCGAACCGTTCCACTTTAACCTTAAAATACCGGCATGCTGCAAAATGCCCGGCTTCATGCACAAGAATTGCCACACCTAAAGTTACTGCTATCCCTAACAATGATATTAACATTTACTTATAACCCTTTCTGTCTCCGTACGGGTATGCTTGTCATAAAACTCAATAGTTTCCAAGTCCGGTTTCCGTACGGGTTTATGTTTCTCCAATACTATAGATATAATCTTACTAATTTCCTGGAAGTTAATCACGTGTTTGAGGAAGGCTTCAACCGCTACTTCATTCGCTGCGTTTAATACAGTCGGCATCGTACCACCGGCTTTCAACGCTTCAAGCGCCAGTGCTAAACACGGAAACCTGTTTGAATCAATC
This window harbors:
- a CDS encoding site-2 protease family protein, whose product is MLISLLGIAVTLGVAILVHEAGHFAACRYFKVKVERFAIGFGPKLVGISDKQGTEFVIRAIPLGGYVKMAGELVEDIKGEPDEYFSKPWWQRSIISFSGPFMNYVTAVIIFAGVYAL